One window from the genome of Acinetobacter sp. LoGeW2-3 encodes:
- a CDS encoding porin, whose product MKKTAIALTIGASILTPMIASAADVKLYGRAHVSLDYLDDGQDYQEVGLSSNSSRLGFKVEQKINDDLNVFAQIEQEISFASGDQDSKAINFSTRDTFVGLKNDQYGQLRVGRFDSPFKTTRSPVNQFGDMIGDIRNVTRVGDLKFDERNENTLEYKSPKFADGFNVLAAISMNSGKENSKTADDSGKDDSKAYDLALTYKKDRIDFAAAYQNFGKNSANTAAPTEETDSERDAFRIAGSYQFTESLNLGALYQKAQFEDTDRGLDAQVWGVSGEYKFTPKTLLRTEYFYRDVDREDANTSLIALGMEHKLDPALRLYGNVATTLNDKNANLTPWKEGRSLGNGVSGSAGQDALALSLGMRYDF is encoded by the coding sequence ATGAAAAAAACTGCTATCGCACTTACCATTGGGGCAAGCATTTTAACACCTATGATTGCGTCAGCTGCAGACGTTAAATTATATGGGCGAGCACATGTCTCTCTCGACTACTTAGATGATGGTCAAGACTACCAGGAAGTTGGACTATCCTCTAACTCATCACGTTTAGGTTTTAAAGTTGAACAAAAAATTAATGATGATTTAAATGTTTTTGCACAAATTGAACAGGAAATCAGTTTCGCGAGTGGTGATCAAGACTCAAAAGCCATTAATTTTTCTACACGCGATACTTTCGTAGGGCTTAAAAATGATCAATATGGTCAACTACGTGTAGGTCGATTTGATAGCCCATTTAAAACTACACGTAGTCCAGTCAATCAATTTGGCGATATGATTGGCGATATTCGAAATGTGACACGTGTTGGTGACTTAAAATTCGATGAGCGAAATGAAAATACACTGGAGTATAAATCACCCAAATTTGCAGATGGCTTTAATGTACTCGCTGCAATTTCTATGAACAGTGGTAAAGAAAATTCCAAAACCGCAGATGATTCTGGTAAGGACGACAGTAAAGCATACGACCTTGCGCTGACCTATAAAAAAGATCGCATTGACTTTGCAGCCGCTTACCAGAATTTTGGTAAAAATTCAGCCAACACAGCAGCACCTACAGAAGAGACAGACTCGGAGCGAGATGCTTTCCGTATCGCAGGTTCTTATCAATTTACTGAAAGTTTAAACTTAGGTGCCTTATATCAAAAAGCGCAGTTTGAAGATACAGATCGCGGTCTAGATGCACAAGTTTGGGGAGTTTCAGGTGAATATAAATTCACACCTAAAACACTGCTACGCACTGAGTATTTTTACCGAGATGTCGACAGAGAGGATGCGAACACGAGTTTAATCGCCTTAGGCATGGAACACAAACTTGATCCTGCACTACGCTTATACGGTAATGTCGCAACCACACTGAATGATAAAAACGCCAACTTAACCCCTTGGAAAGAAGGTCGAAGTTTAGGTAATGGCGTTAGTGGATCAGCAGGTCAAGATGCGCTCGCGCTATCACTAGGTATGCGCTACGATTTCTAA
- a CDS encoding substrate-binding domain-containing protein has product MRLTTAMTTVALMGTVAACAANAARDTIQIAGSSTVLPYASIVAEEFGNTFPQFKTPVVGSGGSSAGLKQFCRGVGDNTIDIANASRQIKSAELAECKKNGVNKVLEIKIGYDGIVFASNAKKAAYKLHPQHVFAALAAEVPSNGKMVANPYTRWNQIDPALPNELITLVIPASNHGTREVFQEKMVDAGCETYAAIKSLDKDAQKKACSTFRKDGRVIEISGDYTETLARLKTSPNAVGVFGLGFYDQNRDKLRVATVNNVAPSEKTILNGTYPVSRPLYFYVKGEHLKSIKGLQQFTEYFLNKKVSGKGSKLERAGLIAMSDKERSVVLTNFKANKAVVLK; this is encoded by the coding sequence ATGCGTTTAACAACAGCAATGACAACAGTGGCATTAATGGGAACTGTAGCGGCATGTGCAGCGAATGCCGCACGCGATACGATCCAGATTGCAGGTTCTTCAACTGTCTTACCTTATGCCAGTATCGTGGCTGAAGAATTTGGCAACACATTCCCACAGTTTAAAACCCCAGTAGTCGGTTCAGGTGGTTCATCTGCAGGGTTAAAGCAGTTCTGTCGTGGTGTGGGTGATAACACGATTGATATTGCCAATGCTTCCCGCCAGATCAAAAGTGCCGAACTCGCCGAATGTAAGAAAAATGGTGTCAATAAAGTTCTGGAAATCAAGATCGGTTATGACGGCATTGTCTTTGCCTCGAATGCCAAGAAAGCAGCTTATAAACTGCACCCACAACATGTCTTTGCCGCACTCGCTGCTGAAGTACCATCTAATGGCAAAATGGTAGCTAATCCATATACCCGCTGGAACCAGATTGATCCAGCACTTCCGAATGAACTGATCACGCTGGTCATCCCGGCTTCTAATCATGGAACGCGCGAAGTCTTCCAGGAGAAGATGGTGGATGCAGGTTGTGAAACGTACGCTGCAATTAAGTCTCTAGACAAAGATGCCCAGAAAAAAGCGTGTAGTACCTTCCGTAAAGATGGTCGGGTGATTGAAATATCCGGTGACTATACCGAAACCCTGGCACGCCTGAAAACATCACCAAATGCAGTCGGGGTCTTTGGGCTTGGTTTCTATGATCAGAACCGTGACAAGCTACGTGTAGCGACGGTAAACAATGTTGCTCCATCCGAGAAAACGATCCTGAATGGAACTTATCCGGTTTCTCGTCCATTGTACTTCTATGTCAAAGGTGAACACCTGAAATCAATTAAAGGTCTGCAACAGTTCACTGAATATTTCCTGAATAAAAAAGTATCGGGCAAAGGATCAAAACTGGAAAGAGCAGGGCTGATTGCCATGTCTGACAAGGAGCGGTCAGTGGTGCTGACAAACTTCAAAGCAAATAAGGCAGTTGTACTGAAGTAG
- the pstC gene encoding phosphate ABC transporter permease subunit PstC — translation MNLLLLGVLLAIIAIAYQLGLSQSQQLAGQGKNTAMLNSRPGYYGAMVALWCGIPAFFIFLLWSLVEPVILKQLVVNHLPEQMVADMDQASLSIMVDRVQALASGFGISDTPQAYELSAAEQMARMLSISSYAKLVVVISAAVAGLVWAKRRITKQLRARHQVEKVINISLALCSGVAILTTLGIVMSMFGEAMRFFSFVSPMNFFFGTEWNPGFSSSGDAEGSYGLLPLLWGTVMVSAIALLVAVPIGLMIAIYLAEYASLRFRTWAKPIIEVLAGIPTIVYGVFALMILGPFLKSVGAMLGVDINATSALTAGVVMGIMIIPFVSSLSDDIITQVPRALRDGSLGLGATKSETIRQVVLPAALPGIMGAFLLAASRAIGETMIVVLAAGNSPILHANPLEAVSTVTMTIVNQLTGDTDFASPQALVAFALGLTLFVITLGLNIIALIIVRKYREQYD, via the coding sequence ATGAATCTGCTACTACTCGGTGTATTACTGGCGATCATCGCGATTGCTTATCAGCTCGGATTAAGCCAAAGTCAGCAGCTGGCTGGTCAGGGTAAAAATACCGCTATGCTGAATTCACGTCCTGGCTACTATGGTGCGATGGTGGCTTTATGGTGTGGGATTCCAGCATTTTTTATTTTTCTACTCTGGAGTCTGGTAGAGCCTGTCATCCTGAAACAGTTGGTTGTGAACCATTTGCCAGAACAGATGGTGGCAGACATGGATCAGGCAAGCTTAAGCATCATGGTGGATCGGGTACAGGCACTGGCTTCCGGTTTTGGCATCAGCGATACGCCCCAAGCCTATGAACTGTCTGCAGCAGAACAGATGGCACGCATGCTGAGCATCAGCAGCTATGCCAAGCTGGTGGTGGTCATCTCAGCTGCGGTTGCCGGACTAGTCTGGGCAAAACGACGCATCACCAAACAGTTACGTGCCCGCCATCAGGTCGAAAAAGTGATCAATATTAGTCTGGCACTCTGTTCTGGTGTGGCCATCCTGACCACACTGGGTATTGTCATGTCGATGTTTGGCGAAGCCATGCGCTTCTTCAGCTTTGTCAGCCCGATGAACTTCTTCTTTGGTACTGAATGGAATCCGGGATTTAGCAGTTCAGGCGATGCTGAAGGCAGTTATGGTCTGTTGCCACTACTGTGGGGCACAGTCATGGTCAGTGCAATTGCACTGCTGGTTGCTGTACCTATCGGTTTGATGATTGCAATCTATCTGGCGGAATATGCTTCTCTACGATTTAGAACTTGGGCCAAGCCGATCATTGAGGTACTTGCCGGAATACCAACCATTGTCTATGGCGTATTTGCCTTGATGATTCTCGGTCCATTTCTTAAAAGTGTAGGTGCCATGTTGGGCGTTGATATCAATGCCACCAGTGCCCTGACAGCGGGTGTGGTGATGGGAATCATGATCATTCCATTTGTCTCATCACTTTCAGATGACATCATTACCCAGGTACCACGTGCACTTCGCGATGGTTCGCTAGGACTGGGCGCAACCAAATCGGAAACCATCCGTCAGGTGGTGCTTCCAGCTGCCTTACCCGGCATTATGGGTGCCTTTTTACTTGCAGCGTCTCGTGCCATTGGTGAAACCATGATTGTGGTACTGGCTGCGGGAAACAGTCCAATCTTGCATGCCAACCCGCTTGAAGCGGTCTCTACCGTCACCATGACTATTGTTAATCAGCTAACAGGGGATACAGATTTCGCCAGTCCACAGGCATTGGTAGCCTTTGCACTCGGTCTAACCCTATTTGTGATTACTTTAGGTTTAAACATCATTGCACTGATCATTGTGCGCAAATATCGTGAGCAATACGACTGA
- the pstA gene encoding phosphate ABC transporter permease PstA, protein MSTSNTTPLDQDLDPVSAAAQREKRKQIIQDSLAKRHRREKSFRRFGQSAVLAGLFFVVLLFGSILAKGLPAFWQSSMSLPIYFDPAIVNVEPKPVQSDKESPAQYQERLLAWQMEMGMVDWDALIINGMLARDPKLEAQQDELGALYASSEAYRLRDMVMNDPSLIGQTEQVKILADANVDVWLKGNIDRDLSDEQQQLSPEIRKLADSMKTSGLIKSSFNTQIFTSPDSRSSPAASGLAGAFMGSLFMMLIVILISIPIGVASAIYLEEFAPKNWITDVIEVNINNLAAVPSIVFGLLGAAIFIGWMHLPLSAPLVGGLVLSLMTLPTVIITTRVSLKAVPPSIRQAALGLGASRLQTTFHHVLPLALPGILTGAIIGVAQALGETAPLLLIGMSAFVASVPATPLDQSTALPVQIFLWQGNELRNFFEGRTAAAIIVLLALMIGLNSLAIWLRKKFEVRW, encoded by the coding sequence ATGAGTACTTCAAATACCACGCCGTTGGATCAGGATCTGGATCCTGTAAGCGCAGCAGCACAACGGGAAAAGCGCAAGCAGATCATTCAGGATTCCTTGGCCAAGCGTCATCGCAGGGAAAAATCATTTCGCAGGTTTGGTCAGTCTGCAGTACTGGCGGGTCTGTTCTTTGTGGTGTTGCTATTTGGCAGCATCCTGGCCAAAGGATTACCTGCATTCTGGCAGAGCAGCATGAGCCTACCGATTTACTTTGACCCAGCTATTGTTAATGTAGAGCCGAAGCCAGTGCAGTCTGACAAAGAATCGCCAGCACAATATCAGGAACGTTTGTTAGCTTGGCAAATGGAAATGGGTATGGTGGATTGGGATGCACTGATTATCAATGGCATGTTGGCACGGGATCCAAAGCTGGAAGCTCAGCAAGACGAACTGGGCGCTTTATACGCCAGTTCTGAAGCCTACCGTTTGCGGGATATGGTGATGAATGACCCATCACTGATCGGTCAGACAGAGCAGGTAAAAATTCTGGCAGATGCTAATGTTGATGTCTGGCTAAAAGGCAATATTGACCGTGATCTGTCAGATGAACAACAACAGCTGAGTCCAGAAATACGCAAACTGGCGGACAGTATGAAAACTTCAGGGCTCATCAAAAGCAGTTTTAATACCCAGATCTTTACTAGTCCAGATTCACGTAGTTCACCCGCGGCTTCTGGTTTGGCAGGTGCCTTTATGGGGTCGCTATTCATGATGCTGATTGTAATTCTGATCTCGATTCCCATTGGTGTAGCATCTGCAATCTATCTGGAAGAGTTTGCACCAAAGAACTGGATCACGGATGTGATTGAGGTGAATATCAACAATCTCGCAGCAGTACCTTCCATTGTCTTTGGTCTACTGGGTGCAGCGATCTTTATTGGCTGGATGCATTTACCGTTATCTGCGCCATTAGTAGGTGGTTTAGTTTTAAGCCTGATGACATTACCTACTGTAATTATTACTACTCGAGTTTCATTAAAAGCAGTTCCTCCATCAATTCGGCAAGCTGCCTTAGGCTTGGGTGCCTCACGCTTACAAACAACTTTCCATCACGTGTTGCCACTGGCACTGCCGGGTATTTTAACCGGTGCAATCATTGGTGTAGCACAAGCATTAGGTGAAACCGCACCACTTTTATTAATTGGGATGAGTGCCTTCGTTGCCAGTGTGCCAGCCACTCCACTAGATCAATCAACCGCTTTACCCGTACAAATTTTCCTGTGGCAGGGCAATGAACTGCGTAACTTCTTCGAAGGACGTACTGCCGCAGCCATTATTGTTCTTCTTGCGCTCATGATTGGATTAAACAGTTTAGCCATCTGGTTGCGCAAGAAATTTGAAGTCCGTTGGTAA
- the pstB gene encoding phosphate ABC transporter ATP-binding protein PstB, with the protein MMNTTEILKSIMQDPELNSQALLFNSADAAAKSIPTLTPQSAAKIESKQADKSHQIKISTQDAHVYYGESEAIKGIDLDIYENEVIAFIGPSGCGKSTFLRMLNRMNDSIDGCRMTGKVLLDNQNIYDPTLDVVMLRAQVGMVFQKPNPFPKSIFENVAYGPKLHGLARDRYDLEEIVENSLRKAGLWAEVKDRLNQPGTSLSGGQQQRLCIARTIAVSPEVILMDEPCSALDPIATAKVEELMSELAQQYTIAIVTHSMQQAARVSNRTAYFHLGHLIEVNATEKVFSQPDHELTEAYITGRFG; encoded by the coding sequence ATGATGAACACGACAGAAATTTTAAAATCTATCATGCAGGATCCAGAATTGAATTCACAAGCATTATTATTTAATTCAGCAGATGCAGCAGCTAAATCCATCCCTACATTGACTCCACAATCAGCCGCTAAAATTGAAAGTAAGCAAGCTGACAAAAGTCATCAGATCAAAATCAGTACCCAGGATGCGCATGTTTACTATGGCGAATCTGAAGCCATTAAAGGAATTGATCTGGACATTTATGAAAATGAAGTCATTGCCTTTATTGGTCCATCTGGATGTGGGAAATCAACTTTCTTGCGTATGCTCAACCGTATGAATGACAGTATTGATGGTTGTCGTATGACAGGAAAAGTGTTGCTGGATAATCAGAATATTTATGATCCAACTCTGGATGTGGTAATGTTACGCGCCCAAGTCGGCATGGTGTTCCAAAAACCGAATCCGTTTCCAAAATCAATTTTTGAAAATGTGGCTTATGGCCCAAAATTGCATGGACTGGCCCGAGATCGATATGATCTTGAAGAAATTGTTGAGAACAGTTTACGTAAGGCGGGGTTATGGGCTGAGGTAAAAGATCGACTGAATCAACCAGGAACAAGCCTGTCAGGTGGACAGCAGCAGCGTTTATGTATTGCACGTACCATTGCAGTTTCGCCTGAGGTGATTTTAATGGATGAACCCTGTTCAGCACTTGATCCGATAGCAACCGCCAAAGTTGAAGAACTGATGAGTGAATTAGCGCAGCAGTACACGATTGCAATCGTCACACACTCGATGCAACAGGCAGCACGTGTATCCAACCGCACAGCATATTTCCACTTGGGCCATTTAATTGAAGTCAATGCAACAGAGAAAGTCTTTTCTCAACCTGATCATGAGTTGACTGAGGCTTATATTACTGGACGTTTTGGGTAA
- a CDS encoding sensor domain-containing diguanylate cyclase has protein sequence MDNLNFKNFEEAGQAILKFLSQRFGFKLWMITRTEGDDWIVLLSEDNGYDVKPGQVFRWADSFCSHMVQNNAPRIAPHSPDVQIYTDAPINKLVTIKAYIGQPLLREDGSLFGTLCAIDPEPQTKVLIEDAPLFDLIAKVLSYTIQAELRAAEHVRKAERFEMEALSDSMTGLFNRRAWDRLINLEEERCKRYGHPTALIMIDLNDLKITNDTLGHAAGDELIQKAALTLKDIVRSNDIVARLGGDEFAVMSIETNLENAKKLVLRIQTGFAEANLSAAMGLAMRNPAYGLSAAIVEADEKMYHDKVLIKSTINN, from the coding sequence ATGGATAATCTTAACTTTAAGAATTTTGAAGAAGCAGGCCAAGCTATTTTAAAATTCTTATCTCAACGTTTCGGGTTTAAGTTATGGATGATTACCCGTACGGAGGGTGATGACTGGATCGTGCTACTAAGTGAAGATAATGGCTATGATGTCAAGCCTGGGCAAGTGTTTCGTTGGGCAGACTCCTTCTGTTCGCACATGGTACAAAATAACGCGCCTCGTATTGCTCCCCACTCCCCTGATGTTCAAATTTATACAGATGCACCAATAAATAAACTTGTCACTATTAAAGCCTATATTGGACAACCTCTTTTAAGAGAAGATGGATCTCTTTTCGGTACTCTCTGTGCAATTGACCCTGAACCTCAAACTAAAGTTCTTATTGAAGATGCTCCATTATTTGATCTTATAGCAAAGGTCCTTAGTTATACTATCCAAGCTGAATTAAGAGCAGCTGAACATGTACGTAAAGCTGAACGTTTTGAAATGGAAGCCTTGTCAGACTCAATGACTGGTCTCTTTAACCGTCGTGCATGGGATCGATTAATTAACTTAGAAGAAGAGCGGTGCAAACGTTATGGTCACCCCACTGCTTTAATCATGATTGATCTTAATGACTTAAAAATCACAAATGATACCTTAGGACATGCGGCAGGTGATGAGCTAATTCAGAAAGCAGCCCTAACTTTAAAAGACATTGTACGTAGCAATGATATTGTCGCTCGCTTGGGTGGCGATGAGTTTGCTGTAATGAGTATAGAAACTAACTTAGAGAATGCTAAAAAACTTGTTTTAAGAATTCAGACTGGGTTTGCAGAAGCTAATCTTAGTGCTGCAATGGGCCTTGCAATGCGAAATCCAGCATATGGGTTGTCCGCGGCTATCGTAGAAGCTGATGAAAAGATGTATCACGATAAAGTCTTAATCAAATCTACTATTAATAATTAA
- a CDS encoding pyocin activator PrtN family protein produces MYPFKKTFNHLPFPALKIEQSAKVPLMVRLKDFAIYLDRQNALHRQVYDSMNS; encoded by the coding sequence GTGTATCCATTCAAAAAAACCTTTAATCATCTCCCATTTCCAGCACTCAAAATTGAGCAATCTGCAAAAGTGCCGTTGATGGTTAGGCTTAAAGATTTTGCCATCTATTTAGATAGACAAAATGCGCTCCACCGGCAAGTCTATGATTCAATGAACTCTTAG
- a CDS encoding TetR/AcrR family transcriptional regulator has product MLMNEVKMPVQKRSIERLEKVIQTTIDLLETKTLAECNIQEISQISGVPRNHIYQYFPTIDHLFSLIVNRYFQKLQSYLTHNAQIYKTWSVLDIIQDALSNASAFYNQNKPASILILGGPVNIEGFSLQEAVIEEISKEFVKIFTQKENPLTLKKTDDITIMIELIFSLMKHSFYRYGYITEELQQEALLVCEAYLEKKAYI; this is encoded by the coding sequence ATGCTGATGAATGAAGTGAAGATGCCAGTTCAGAAAAGAAGTATCGAGCGTCTGGAAAAAGTGATTCAAACCACCATAGATCTTTTAGAAACCAAGACCTTAGCTGAATGCAACATCCAGGAAATTTCACAAATTTCAGGTGTGCCACGAAATCATATCTATCAGTATTTTCCTACGATAGATCATCTGTTTAGCTTAATCGTAAATCGATATTTCCAAAAACTGCAAAGTTACTTGACCCATAATGCTCAGATCTACAAGACATGGTCAGTGCTGGACATCATTCAAGATGCCTTGAGTAACGCCTCTGCTTTTTATAACCAGAATAAGCCAGCCAGCATACTGATTCTGGGTGGTCCGGTAAACATCGAAGGATTTAGCCTTCAAGAAGCTGTGATCGAAGAGATATCCAAAGAGTTCGTCAAAATTTTTACCCAAAAGGAAAATCCTTTAACGCTAAAAAAAACCGATGATATAACCATCATGATTGAATTAATTTTCTCGTTGATGAAGCATAGTTTTTATCGTTATGGCTATATTACTGAGGAATTGCAGCAAGAAGCGCTACTGGTTTGCGAAGCTTATCTGGAGAAAAAAGCCTATATTTAA
- a CDS encoding flavin-containing monooxygenase, with product MNKTVCIIGAGPSGIAAAKNCKEYNIAFDLFEKNDKVGGNWVFNSKTGHSSVYENTHIISSKKLSEYEDYPMPDHYPDYPRHDQLQQYFENYSKHFQVYDQIKFNHTVDHVERMADGQWQVDYTDAEEQKHQKIYQYLMVCNGHHWAPKYPKYEGEFTGKWMHSHDFKGVNEEWRNKRILVIGAGNSGCDVAVEAARVSKDVYLSMRSPQWFLPKFLLGLPSDIVAKSLESLRPKMRQGILTKTIKILTGDYASYGLPVNTKPILSQHPTLNSDLIDYVRHGKVKPKPGIKRLDGKTVEFTDGTKQEFDIICCCTGFWTVFPFFDPEFINFQHAEKVPLYRKMMHADYKNLYFIGLFQPIGCIWPLADFQARIACQEILGKYKRPKDMKAAIQYELDHPHYNFEGGQRHAVEVDYNTFREELVSDLASAGVKIPPRDYNISTLKLISKLFAA from the coding sequence ATGAATAAAACTGTCTGCATTATTGGCGCAGGCCCTTCAGGCATTGCCGCAGCAAAAAACTGTAAAGAATATAATATAGCGTTTGATCTATTTGAAAAGAATGACAAAGTTGGCGGAAACTGGGTATTTAACTCAAAAACAGGTCATTCATCTGTTTATGAGAACACGCATATCATCAGTTCCAAAAAACTTTCAGAGTATGAAGATTACCCGATGCCGGATCATTATCCAGATTACCCACGGCATGATCAGCTACAACAATATTTCGAGAACTATAGTAAACACTTCCAGGTGTATGACCAGATCAAGTTTAACCATACCGTAGATCATGTTGAACGTATGGCTGACGGTCAGTGGCAAGTGGATTACACCGATGCAGAAGAGCAGAAGCACCAAAAAATTTATCAGTATCTGATGGTGTGTAATGGCCATCACTGGGCACCAAAGTATCCAAAATATGAAGGTGAATTTACCGGCAAATGGATGCACTCCCACGATTTTAAAGGCGTGAATGAAGAGTGGCGTAATAAAAGGATTCTGGTAATTGGTGCTGGAAATTCAGGCTGCGATGTCGCCGTAGAAGCTGCACGCGTCAGTAAAGATGTGTACTTATCTATGCGTAGCCCACAATGGTTTTTACCTAAATTCTTGCTAGGCTTACCAAGTGATATAGTAGCAAAATCATTAGAAAGTTTGCGTCCTAAAATGCGCCAGGGCATATTAACTAAAACCATAAAAATTCTAACGGGCGATTATGCGAGTTATGGATTGCCTGTAAATACAAAACCAATCCTGAGCCAACACCCAACACTGAATTCTGATCTCATTGATTATGTACGCCATGGCAAAGTCAAACCAAAGCCAGGCATTAAGAGATTAGATGGCAAGACTGTTGAATTTACAGATGGTACAAAGCAAGAGTTTGACATCATTTGTTGCTGTACTGGATTCTGGACTGTATTTCCATTCTTTGATCCTGAATTTATCAATTTCCAACATGCTGAGAAAGTACCGCTTTATCGTAAGATGATGCATGCGGATTATAAAAATTTATATTTTATAGGTTTGTTCCAGCCGATTGGTTGTATCTGGCCGTTAGCAGACTTCCAGGCACGTATCGCATGTCAGGAAATATTAGGTAAGTATAAGCGTCCGAAAGATATGAAAGCAGCCATTCAGTATGAGCTGGATCATCCTCACTATAACTTTGAGGGTGGGCAACGTCATGCTGTAGAAGTGGATTACAACACGTTCCGTGAGGAACTCGTCTCTGATCTCGCTTCAGCTGGCGTGAAAATCCCTCCACGTGATTATAATATTTCAACACTCAAATTAATTTCTAAATTATTTGCTGCTTAG
- a CDS encoding alpha/beta hydrolase, translating to MQIKNVFIPVESFQIQADLYLNHNGLPFVIMAHGLGGDKSCALDRYIKSYLEHGYNVCCFDHRGFGKSSGKYKNLVDKNSQLKDWKAVIQYLKDEFNLTEQDLILWGYSFSGGHVLTLASEQNYRAIIANFPHVDGLASLFKYPLQYLLPAAFLALTDMCYRLFGKAKNMSVVSKKRFAVLSGKDCYDGYYSLISENQDWDNQIPARIILTIPFYRPIAISHRIKTPTLIVGAKQDSLIPISRTRKTAQQSEYIKYFEEDCGHFDLFHLPFINRIQSEHSTFLQQL from the coding sequence ATGCAGATAAAAAATGTTTTTATTCCTGTCGAGTCTTTTCAAATTCAAGCTGATTTATATTTAAATCATAATGGCTTGCCCTTTGTCATTATGGCACATGGCTTGGGTGGTGATAAAAGTTGTGCTCTAGATCGATATATTAAATCTTATCTGGAACATGGTTATAACGTTTGCTGTTTTGATCATCGAGGATTTGGCAAGAGTAGTGGAAAATATAAAAATCTAGTTGATAAAAACAGTCAATTGAAGGACTGGAAAGCAGTCATTCAATATCTTAAAGATGAGTTCAATCTGACTGAACAAGACCTCATTTTATGGGGATATTCCTTTAGCGGTGGACATGTCTTAACACTTGCCAGTGAGCAGAATTACCGTGCCATCATTGCCAATTTCCCCCATGTCGACGGATTGGCAAGCCTTTTCAAATATCCGCTCCAATACCTTTTGCCTGCAGCTTTTTTAGCGCTTACAGATATGTGCTATCGTCTCTTTGGAAAAGCTAAAAATATGAGCGTCGTTTCCAAAAAACGGTTTGCAGTACTTTCAGGTAAAGATTGTTACGATGGCTATTATTCACTGATTTCAGAAAATCAAGATTGGGATAATCAGATCCCTGCAAGAATTATATTAACTATTCCATTTTATCGACCGATAGCCATAAGCCATAGAATAAAAACGCCAACGTTGATTGTTGGAGCTAAGCAAGATTCTTTAATTCCTATTTCAAGAACACGTAAAACAGCACAACAATCAGAATATATAAAGTATTTTGAAGAAGATTGTGGGCATTTTGATCTCTTTCATCTGCCTTTTATCAATCGTATTCAATCAGAACATTCGACATTTCTTCAACAGCTTTGA